In the Trinickia acidisoli genome, GGCGCTCAATGCAAACGCCTCGGCGATATCGTTGATGCTGCGCCCGCTCGCAAGCAACCGCAGCACCTCGAATTCGCGATCCGAGAGGATTTCATGCGGCGGCACGTCGCTCGAATGCCGCTCGAAAACGACCGCATCGACGAGCGTCGGATCGATGAAGCGCCCGCCCGTCGCGAGCTTGCGAATCGCGGCCAGCAGCACCTCGGGATCGCTGTCCTTCGTCACGTAGCCGCTCGCGCCCGCCCGCAGCGCGCGTGAAACGACTTGCGCTTCGTTATGGATGCTGAGAATCAGGATCGGCATGTCCGGATATTCGCCGTGTACGCGGCGAATCAGATCGACGCCGCTGATACCCGGCATCGTAATGTCGAGTAGCAGCAAGTCCACTTCCCGGCCGCGCAGCTTGCCGAGCACGTCCGCGCCGCTCGCTGCCTCGTCCACCACCGTCACGTCGGTAGCAGTCGCCATGATCTGCTTCAAGCCGCTGCGCACTACCGCGTGATCATCCGCGATCAGAATCTTGATCATCTTCTCTTCCACTCTCGACAGGAATACTGATCGATACCACCGTCCCCGAACCGGGGGCACTGTCGATCTGCAATGACGCTCCAATGAGCCTGGCTCGCTCGCTCATGCCGAGCAAGCCATACGAATCGCGTTTGCCGGCCGCCGCCGGATCGAAGCCGCAACCGTTATCGCTCACGTTCAGTATGAGCCCGCGCTCGTTACGCATCATCGTGACGTGAACGCGCGTGGCCCGCGCGTGGCGCGCGACGTTCGTCATCGACTCCTGCACGACGCGAAACAGCGCCGTCGCATGCGCATCGTCGAGTTCGGGCTCGCC is a window encoding:
- a CDS encoding response regulator; translation: MIKILIADDHAVVRSGLKQIMATATDVTVVDEAASGADVLGKLRGREVDLLLLDITMPGISGVDLIRRVHGEYPDMPILILSIHNEAQVVSRALRAGASGYVTKDSDPEVLLAAIRKLATGGRFIDPTLVDAVVFERHSSDVPPHEILSDREFEVLRLLASGRSINDIAEAFALSAKTISTHKRRLMQKLGVGNNAELFRYSIRHGLAAQ